In the genome of Xanthomonas hortorum pv. pelargonii, the window TTGACCATGCCGGCCACACCCGACAATGCCACCGCGCCAATCCAGACCCAGCGCGGCAGCAGGATTCCCATGTCGGGTCAGGGGGTGCCGTTGACGGCGATCTGCGAAAACGCGCCGGTTTGCGGGTCGTACAGCGCGCCCCAGAAGGCACTGCCGCCGTCGCATACCCGGATCGCCTCTTTGGCCGGTTTCACTGGCGGATCGTTCGGCAGCTTGAAGGCATTGATGTAGATCAGCTGCTGGCCCTGGATCACTACGCCCACATATTGGCGGTCGAAATCGCGCGGCTCGGGGATGGTCGGCGTCAATGCATCCTGCCTGGATTCGAGCTGTTCGATCTGTTGCTGGCCAGGTGTCCAATAGCCGGTGATCTGGCCCGGATGACGCGCCGGGTTGTCGCGCGAGCAGGTGTCCAGCACCTGCTCGGCAATGCCCTGGCGCGTGATGACCCACGACTGCCCGCTCTTGATGTTGGTGGGCACGCTGGCGGGCGGCGGCGTGGTTGCGCAGCCGGCCAGTGCAATCAGTGCGAACGCCGCAGCGCCGCGCAGCGGATGCATCACAGCACCTCCGAGGCGAAGTCGGCCAGGCGCGAGCGCTCGCCGCGACGCAGCGTGATGTGCGCGCTATGCGGCCAGGCCTTGAAGCGATCCACCGCGTAGGTCAGGCCCGAGGTGGTCTCGGTGAGGTAGGGCGTGTCGATCTGTTCGACGTTGCCCAGACACACGATCTTGGTGCCGGGGCCGGCGCGGGTGATCAGCGTCTTCATCTGCTTGGGAGTGAGGTTCTGTGCCTCGTCCAGAATCAGATAGCGCGACAGGAAGGTGCGCCCGCGCATGAAGTTCATCGAGCGGATCTTGATGCGGCTGGCGAGCAGATCGTTGGTTGCCGCACGCCCCCAGGCACCGCCTTCCTGATTGTGCGTGAGCACTTCCAGGTTGTCGGTCAGTGCGCCCATCCATGGGGTCATCTTTTCCTCTTCGGTGCCGGGCAAAAAGCCGATGTCTTCGCCCACGCTCACGGTGGCGCGGGTCATGATGATTTCGCGGTAACGCTGCTGATCCATCGTCTGCGCCAGGCCGGCGGCCAGCGCGAGCAGGGTCTTGCCGGTGCCGGCGGTGCCGAGCAGGGTGACGAAATCGATCTCCGGATCCATTAACGCGTTGAGCGCGAAATTCTGCTCGCGGTTGCGCGCCACGATGCCCCACACCGCGTGCGGGCTGGTGCGGAAATCGTCCACCAGGCACAAGGTGGCCTTGCCGCCGCCGATCCTGGCCACGCGCAGTTCCACTTCGTCCTCGCCCGGCAGATACAGGTACTGGTTGTGATGCCAGTCTTCGTCGTCGGCCAGCACGATTTCGTAATGGGTGCGGCCACGCTCGTTCCAGCTGCGCAGGTCTTCGTTGTGCTTCTGCCAGAAGTCTTCCGGCAGCTCGACAGCGCCGGTGAACAGCAGGCTGAAATCGTCCAGCGCGCGGTCGTTCTGATAGTCCTCTGCATTCAGGCCGCTGATGTAGGCCTTGATGCGCAGGTTGATGTCCTTGGACACCAGAATGACCGGCACGTCCGGGTTTTCTTCGCACAGCGCCAGCACCGATGCCAGGATCTTGTTGTCCGGAATCATCTCGCCGAAGGTGCGGCCCGGATCGATCGGGTGGATCTGGAAATACAGCCGGCCGATGGCGGCCTGGCCCTTGAGCTGGATACCCTGTGGGTGGCTGAGCAGGATGCCGGTCTTGATCTGCTCGGCGTTGGTGTTCTCCAGCAGTTCGTCCAGGAAGCGACTGACCTGGCGCGCATTGCGGCTGACTTCGGAAGTGCCCTTCTTGGCGTTGTCGAGTTCCTCGATCACCTGCATCGGCAGGAACACATCGTGTTCCTCGAATTTGAACAGCGCGGTGGGATCGTGCATCAGCACGTTGGTGTCCAGCACGTAGATGCGCTTGCCTCGGGTCATTGGGTCTTCCAAGTGATGGAGCAGGGGCGAGCCATCACGCCTGCAGGCGCAGGGTGATGGAGGACACGGGAAACGAGGGGCATCACTGTTTGGCGTGCGCCTTCAACGCAGCCAGCACGGCGTCAGCATGGCCGGCGACCTTGACCTTGCGCCAGGCCTGCACCACATGCCCCTCGGGCGACAGCAGGAAGGTGCTGCGCTCGATGCCGAGCACCTGCTTGCCGTACATGTTTTTTTCCTTGATCACGTCGAAGGCGCGGCACAAGGCCTCGTCGCCATCGCTGATCAGCGGAAAGGTGAATCCCTGCTTGGCGCAAAAATTGTCGTGCGACTTCACCGAGTCGCGCGAGACGCCCAGGATCACCGCGCCAGCCTGTGTGAACTGCGGCAGCAGCGCGTTGAAATCCAGGCCTTCGGTGGTGCAGCCGGGCGTGCTGTCTTTCGGATAGAAGTACAGCACCACCCATCTGCCGGCGTAGCCGCGCAAGCTGGTCTGGATGCCGCCGGACAGCGCCAGCGGCAGGTCGAAGGTTGCAGCGGGTAATTCAAAGACAGCGTCGGTCATCGTTGCTCAGCCCAAAGTGGAGGGGCGTGCGGCTCGGTCATGCCGGGCCGACGTCCATCCCATCATAAGCAGCCACATGGAAACGTTTGGCAAGCGCGTCGAACTCCGCATTGCGCTGATTCAGCGACTCGATGGTGTGCTGTTCCAGCTTGTCCACATGCAGGAAATACGATTCTTCGTCGTCGCCATCGTCTTCGTCGCGTTCGCCGAGGAAGATGTCGATGACGCGATAGCCGTCCGTGGTCAGTTGCTCGGCGAGTTTTTGCAGCGGTTGCTGCGCCGGGTCGGCGAAGAAATATTCCCAGCGCA includes:
- a CDS encoding peroxiredoxin — its product is MTDAVFELPAATFDLPLALSGGIQTSLRGYAGRWVVLYFYPKDSTPGCTTEGLDFNALLPQFTQAGAVILGVSRDSVKSHDNFCAKQGFTFPLISDGDEALCRAFDVIKEKNMYGKQVLGIERSTFLLSPEGHVVQAWRKVKVAGHADAVLAALKAHAKQ
- a CDS encoding ribonuclease E inhibitor RraB; this encodes MAIALSALKQMFDHIRSETDWNLDGPLRWEYFFADPAQQPLQKLAEQLTTDGYRVIDIFLGERDEDDGDDEESYFLHVDKLEQHTIESLNQRNAEFDALAKRFHVAAYDGMDVGPA
- a CDS encoding PhoH family protein; translation: MTRGKRIYVLDTNVLMHDPTALFKFEEHDVFLPMQVIEELDNAKKGTSEVSRNARQVSRFLDELLENTNAEQIKTGILLSHPQGIQLKGQAAIGRLYFQIHPIDPGRTFGEMIPDNKILASVLALCEENPDVPVILVSKDINLRIKAYISGLNAEDYQNDRALDDFSLLFTGAVELPEDFWQKHNEDLRSWNERGRTHYEIVLADDEDWHHNQYLYLPGEDEVELRVARIGGGKATLCLVDDFRTSPHAVWGIVARNREQNFALNALMDPEIDFVTLLGTAGTGKTLLALAAGLAQTMDQQRYREIIMTRATVSVGEDIGFLPGTEEEKMTPWMGALTDNLEVLTHNQEGGAWGRAATNDLLASRIKIRSMNFMRGRTFLSRYLILDEAQNLTPKQMKTLITRAGPGTKIVCLGNVEQIDTPYLTETTSGLTYAVDRFKAWPHSAHITLRRGERSRLADFASEVL